One Globicephala melas chromosome 6, mGloMel1.2, whole genome shotgun sequence genomic window carries:
- the PSMD5 gene encoding 26S proteasome non-ATPase regulatory subunit 5 isoform X2: protein MARNLRVDLQRGLTHPNDSVKILTLSQVGRIVENSDAVTEILNNAELLKQIIYCIGEENLSVAKAAIKSLSRISLTQAGLEALFESNLLDDLKSVMETNDIVRYRVYELIVEISSVSPESLNYCTTSGLVTQLLRELTGEDVLVRATCIEMVTSLAYTHHGRQYLAQEGVIDQISNIIVGADSDPFSSFYLPGFVKFFGNLAIMDSPQQICERYPVFVEKVFEMTESQDPTMIGVAVDTIGILGSNVEGKQVLQKTGTRFERLLMRIGYQAKNASTELKIRCLDAISSLFYLPAEQQTDDLLRMTESWFSSLSRDPMELFRGISTQPFFELHCAALKVFTAIANQPWAQKLMFNSPGFVEYVMDRSVERDRASKDAKYELVKALANSKTIAEIFGNPNYLRLRTYLSEGPYYVKPISTTAVEGAE, encoded by the exons ATGGCCCGGAACCTCAGGGTTGACCTGCAGAGGGGACTGACTCACCCCAATGATTCTGTAAAAATCCTCACTCTGTCCCAG gttGGAAGAATTGTTGAAAATTCTGATGCTGTTACTGAGATTCTAAATAATGCTGAATTATTAAAACAAATCATTTATTGTATTGGTGAAGAGAATCTATCTGTAGCTAAAGCG GCCATTAAATCCCTGTCAAGAATATCACTGACCCAGGCTGGACTGGAGGCTTTATTTGAAAGTAATCTGCTGGATGATTTGAAAAGTGTaatggaaacaaatgacattGTTCGATACAGGGTGTATGAG ctAATTGTGGAGATATCCTCTGTGTCACCAGAATCTTTAAACTACTGTACCACCAGTGGATTGGTAACGCAGCTCCTCCGAGAACTGACCGGTGAGGATGTGCTAGTCAG AGCCACCTGTATAGAAATGGTGACATCACTGGCATATACTCATCATGGACGACAGTACCTTGCTCAAGAAGGAGTAATTGACCAGATTTCTAATATAATTGTTGGGGCAGATTCAGACCCTTTCTCTAGCTTCTATTTGCCAG GATTTGTGAAGTTTTTTGGAAACCTGGCTATCATGGATAGTCCTCAGCAGATCTGTGAGCGTTATCCTGTCTTTGTGGAAAAAGTCTTTGAAATGACAGAAAGTCAAGACCCCACCATGATTGGTGTAGCAGTGGACACAATTGGAATTCTAGGATCCAATGTTGAAGGAAAACAAGTTTTACAGAAAACAG GAACTCGCTTTGAACGTTTGCTGATGAGAATAGGATATCAAGCAAAGAATGCCTCAACAGAGCTCAAAATTAGGTGTTTGGAtgcaatttcatctcttttttatttaccA GCTGAGCAGCAGACTGATGACCTCCTGAGGATGACAGAATCctggttttcttctttatctcGGGACCCGATGGAGCTCTTCCGTGGCATCAGTACTCAACCCTTCTTTGAACTACACTGTGCTGCCTTAAAAGTGTTCACG GCCATTGCAAACCAACCCTGGGCTCAGAAACTTATGTTTAACAGTCCAGGTTTTGTAGAATATGTGATGGACCGGTCCGTAGAGCGTGACAGAGCTTCAAAGGATGCCAAATATGAACTGGTGAAAGCACTTGCCAATTCTAAGACAATTGCAGAAATCTTTGGGAACCCAAATTATTTGAGGCTCAGAACTTACCTGAGCGAAGGTCCATACTATGTGAAACCTATTTCCACAACAGCAGTGGAAGGAGCAGAGTGA
- the PSMD5 gene encoding 26S proteasome non-ATPase regulatory subunit 5 isoform X1 yields MAAQALSLLREVSRLEAPLEELRALQSVLQSVPLSELREQAAELRLGPLFSLLNENHREQTTLCVSILERLLQALEPVHMARNLRVDLQRGLTHPNDSVKILTLSQVGRIVENSDAVTEILNNAELLKQIIYCIGEENLSVAKAAIKSLSRISLTQAGLEALFESNLLDDLKSVMETNDIVRYRVYELIVEISSVSPESLNYCTTSGLVTQLLRELTGEDVLVRATCIEMVTSLAYTHHGRQYLAQEGVIDQISNIIVGADSDPFSSFYLPGFVKFFGNLAIMDSPQQICERYPVFVEKVFEMTESQDPTMIGVAVDTIGILGSNVEGKQVLQKTGTRFERLLMRIGYQAKNASTELKIRCLDAISSLFYLPAEQQTDDLLRMTESWFSSLSRDPMELFRGISTQPFFELHCAALKVFTAIANQPWAQKLMFNSPGFVEYVMDRSVERDRASKDAKYELVKALANSKTIAEIFGNPNYLRLRTYLSEGPYYVKPISTTAVEGAE; encoded by the exons ATGGCGGCCCAGGCGCTGTCGCTTCTGAGGGAGGTGTCTCGGCTGGAAGCGCCGCTGGAGGAGCTGCGCGCTCTGCAGTCGGTGCTGCAGTCGGTGCCTCTCAGCGAGCTCCGCGAGCAAGCGGCGGAACTGCGCCTTGGCCCGCTTTTCTCCCTGCTCAACGAGAACCATCG GGAACAGACTACTTTGTGTGTATCCATCCTGGAGAGATTGCTGCAAGCTTTGGAGCCAGTTCACATGGCCCGGAACCTCAGGGTTGACCTGCAGAGGGGACTGACTCACCCCAATGATTCTGTAAAAATCCTCACTCTGTCCCAG gttGGAAGAATTGTTGAAAATTCTGATGCTGTTACTGAGATTCTAAATAATGCTGAATTATTAAAACAAATCATTTATTGTATTGGTGAAGAGAATCTATCTGTAGCTAAAGCG GCCATTAAATCCCTGTCAAGAATATCACTGACCCAGGCTGGACTGGAGGCTTTATTTGAAAGTAATCTGCTGGATGATTTGAAAAGTGTaatggaaacaaatgacattGTTCGATACAGGGTGTATGAG ctAATTGTGGAGATATCCTCTGTGTCACCAGAATCTTTAAACTACTGTACCACCAGTGGATTGGTAACGCAGCTCCTCCGAGAACTGACCGGTGAGGATGTGCTAGTCAG AGCCACCTGTATAGAAATGGTGACATCACTGGCATATACTCATCATGGACGACAGTACCTTGCTCAAGAAGGAGTAATTGACCAGATTTCTAATATAATTGTTGGGGCAGATTCAGACCCTTTCTCTAGCTTCTATTTGCCAG GATTTGTGAAGTTTTTTGGAAACCTGGCTATCATGGATAGTCCTCAGCAGATCTGTGAGCGTTATCCTGTCTTTGTGGAAAAAGTCTTTGAAATGACAGAAAGTCAAGACCCCACCATGATTGGTGTAGCAGTGGACACAATTGGAATTCTAGGATCCAATGTTGAAGGAAAACAAGTTTTACAGAAAACAG GAACTCGCTTTGAACGTTTGCTGATGAGAATAGGATATCAAGCAAAGAATGCCTCAACAGAGCTCAAAATTAGGTGTTTGGAtgcaatttcatctcttttttatttaccA GCTGAGCAGCAGACTGATGACCTCCTGAGGATGACAGAATCctggttttcttctttatctcGGGACCCGATGGAGCTCTTCCGTGGCATCAGTACTCAACCCTTCTTTGAACTACACTGTGCTGCCTTAAAAGTGTTCACG GCCATTGCAAACCAACCCTGGGCTCAGAAACTTATGTTTAACAGTCCAGGTTTTGTAGAATATGTGATGGACCGGTCCGTAGAGCGTGACAGAGCTTCAAAGGATGCCAAATATGAACTGGTGAAAGCACTTGCCAATTCTAAGACAATTGCAGAAATCTTTGGGAACCCAAATTATTTGAGGCTCAGAACTTACCTGAGCGAAGGTCCATACTATGTGAAACCTATTTCCACAACAGCAGTGGAAGGAGCAGAGTGA